One Chordicoccus furentiruminis DNA window includes the following coding sequences:
- the rpmF gene encoding 50S ribosomal protein L32: MSICPKNKHCSARRDKTRAHWKMSHPTLVKCPKCGALMMPHRVCKACGTYNKREIVKQAED; this comes from the coding sequence ATGTCCATTTGTCCGAAGAACAAACATTGCTCTGCACGGCGCGACAAGACGAGAGCTCATTGGAAGATGAGCCATCCGACACTGGTCAAGTGCCCGAAATGCGGCGCATTGATGATGCCGCACAGAGTCTGCAAAGCCTGCGGAACTTACAATAAACGCGAAATCGTGAAACAGGCTGAAGACTGA
- the rnc gene encoding ribonuclease III: protein MKNLHELEKACGYVFRDPSLLTMAVTHTSYANEHRRNKTEHNERLEYLGDAILDLVAAEYLYRKYPEKQEGELSKMRASMVSEQPLAKCARDIGLPSYLFLGKGEEMMGGREKDSIISDATEAVIGAIYLDGGFDEARRFVMKHVLLDLDKEDLFTDVRTPLQEIFQDRQKQVLYHVTGESGPDHDKRFEVTAYVDGQKIGSGWGRTKKAAAQSAAQDAMNRIGRKNG, encoded by the coding sequence ATGAAAAATTTACATGAGCTGGAGAAGGCCTGCGGCTATGTATTCCGCGACCCGTCTCTTCTGACGATGGCGGTGACCCATACTTCCTATGCGAATGAGCACCGCCGGAACAAAACGGAACACAATGAACGGCTCGAATATCTCGGCGATGCGATTCTGGATCTCGTCGCCGCCGAGTATCTCTACCGGAAATATCCGGAAAAGCAGGAAGGCGAACTGAGCAAGATGAGGGCCAGTATGGTCAGCGAACAGCCGCTGGCGAAGTGCGCCCGCGACATCGGACTGCCTTCCTATCTTTTTCTCGGCAAAGGCGAGGAGATGATGGGCGGACGGGAGAAGGATTCCATTATCTCGGATGCCACGGAGGCCGTGATCGGAGCGATCTATCTCGACGGCGGTTTTGACGAGGCCAGACGCTTCGTGATGAAGCATGTTCTGCTTGATCTGGACAAGGAGGATCTCTTTACTGATGTGCGGACGCCGCTGCAGGAAATCTTTCAGGACAGGCAGAAGCAGGTGCTTTACCATGTGACAGGCGAAAGCGGACCGGACCACGACAAACGCTTCGAGGTCACAGCCTATGTGGACGGTCAGAAAATCGGGAGCGGATGGGGCAGAACGAAGAAGGCCGCAGCCCAGAGCGCCGCGCAGGACGCCATGAACCGGATCGGACGGAAGAACGGGTAA
- the plsX gene encoding phosphate acyltransferase PlsX, producing the protein MIRVAVDAMGGDHAPEAPVRGAIEAVTENEQLRIILLGDEPAIRSIIGTLHYPEDRVTVQHCTERIEMAEPPVAAIQKKKDSSIVRGMMMLRRGEADAFVSAGSTGAVLVGGQVLVGRIRGVERPPLGALMPTEKGMSLLIDCGANVDARPAWLLQFAEMGSIYVEHALGIPHPTVGILNIGAEEEKGNALVKETIPLLKECGSINFIGSVEARDIPAGAADVIVTDAFSGNIVMKMYEGTATTIYRIAKNGLKKSVPGMLGGLLAKGTLKKALKDFDASKYGGAPLLGLKGLVVKAHGSSQDTEFRIAVNQCGIFYRENINGLIKERMEAESAKIRALKQNGN; encoded by the coding sequence ATCATCAGAGTCGCGGTCGACGCGATGGGCGGCGATCACGCCCCGGAAGCTCCGGTCAGAGGAGCCATAGAGGCCGTTACGGAAAACGAGCAGCTCCGGATCATCCTTCTCGGCGACGAGCCGGCGATCCGTTCCATCATCGGAACGTTGCATTACCCGGAAGACAGGGTGACGGTCCAGCACTGCACGGAGCGGATCGAGATGGCCGAGCCGCCGGTGGCTGCCATCCAGAAGAAAAAGGATTCTTCCATTGTCCGGGGCATGATGATGCTTCGGCGCGGAGAGGCGGACGCGTTTGTCTCGGCCGGATCCACCGGCGCCGTGCTGGTAGGGGGGCAGGTGCTGGTCGGCCGGATCCGGGGTGTGGAGCGGCCGCCGTTGGGCGCACTGATGCCGACTGAAAAAGGCATGTCTCTTCTGATCGACTGCGGCGCCAACGTGGACGCCCGGCCGGCCTGGCTTCTTCAGTTTGCGGAGATGGGATCCATCTATGTGGAGCACGCCCTCGGCATTCCCCATCCGACCGTCGGCATCCTCAACATCGGCGCGGAAGAGGAGAAGGGAAACGCCCTCGTGAAGGAAACGATTCCGCTTCTGAAGGAATGCGGAAGTATCAATTTCATCGGGTCGGTGGAAGCGAGAGACATTCCCGCCGGCGCGGCGGACGTCATCGTGACGGATGCGTTCAGCGGAAACATCGTCATGAAGATGTACGAAGGCACCGCGACGACGATCTACCGGATTGCGAAGAACGGACTCAAAAAATCGGTTCCCGGCATGCTCGGCGGACTTCTGGCCAAGGGCACGCTGAAAAAGGCGCTGAAGGATTTCGATGCGTCGAAATATGGCGGAGCGCCGCTTCTCGGTCTGAAAGGACTGGTCGTCAAGGCGCACGGAAGCTCCCAGGATACCGAATTCCGGATCGCCGTGAATCAGTGCGGGATTTTCTACAGGGAGAACATCAACGGTCTGATCAAAGAACGGATGGAGGCAGAGAGCGCGAAGATCCGCGCGCTGAAGCAGAATGGAAACTGA
- a CDS encoding acyl carrier protein, whose protein sequence is METEIVIGIAAGVLGVEAESLRSSTDLVRDLGADNLDLFAIAVAVEEKIRRPLDREKLHTARTIGEIAALMTA, encoded by the coding sequence ATGGAAACTGAGATCGTCATCGGAATCGCCGCCGGAGTTCTCGGCGTGGAAGCGGAATCGCTCCGCAGCTCGACGGATCTGGTCCGCGACCTCGGCGCGGACAATCTTGACCTTTTCGCGATCGCGGTAGCAGTCGAGGAGAAGATCCGTCGGCCGCTGGACAGGGAAAAGCTGCACACAGCGCGGACAATCGGAGAGATCGCCGCGCTGATGACGGCATAA
- a CDS encoding acetate/propionate family kinase, giving the protein MKVLVINAGSSSLKYQLIDMEDESVRAKGLCERIGIEGSRLTHKVPGKEDFVVEEPMPTHQTAIELVLRALIDPEHGVVKSVDEIDAIGHRVLHGGSTYTESTRVNEDVKKVIRECFDLGPLHNPANLMGIEACEKAMPGKPNVAVFDTAFGMSLKPFAYRYAIPEEYYTKYKIRRYGFHGTSHMYVSAETIKYLNLPEGHQRVIVCHLGNGSSISASIGGKAVDTSMGLTPLEGLVMGTRSGDIDPAVVQFICDHEHISVDEMLTILNKKSGVYALSGNLSSDFRDLAKASSEGNEKATLALDAFRHKVVKTIGGYLGVLNGADAIAFAGGIGENDAEMRADIMKQFTYAGIRIDPEANRVRGKRAVISTPDSTVKVIVLPTNEELAIARETVRLTQ; this is encoded by the coding sequence ATGAAAGTACTGGTCATTAATGCCGGCAGTTCCTCGCTGAAATATCAGCTGATCGATATGGAGGACGAATCCGTCAGAGCGAAGGGACTCTGCGAGCGCATCGGGATTGAAGGATCCCGTCTGACCCACAAGGTTCCCGGCAAAGAGGATTTTGTCGTGGAGGAGCCGATGCCGACCCATCAGACCGCGATTGAGCTGGTTCTCAGGGCGCTGATCGACCCGGAGCATGGTGTGGTGAAGTCCGTCGATGAGATCGATGCCATCGGCCACCGGGTACTGCACGGGGGCTCCACCTATACGGAGTCGACGCGCGTGAATGAGGACGTGAAGAAGGTGATCCGTGAATGCTTTGATCTCGGACCGCTTCATAACCCGGCCAACCTGATGGGCATCGAGGCGTGCGAGAAGGCGATGCCGGGCAAGCCGAACGTCGCGGTCTTCGACACGGCCTTCGGCATGAGCCTCAAGCCGTTCGCTTACCGCTACGCGATTCCGGAGGAGTACTACACGAAGTACAAGATCCGCCGCTACGGCTTCCACGGGACAAGCCATATGTATGTGTCCGCGGAGACGATCAAGTATCTCAATCTCCCGGAAGGCCACCAGAGAGTCATCGTCTGCCATCTCGGCAACGGTTCCTCCATCTCCGCCAGCATCGGCGGCAAGGCGGTCGACACGTCTATGGGTCTGACCCCGCTTGAGGGCCTGGTCATGGGCACCCGCTCGGGCGACATCGATCCGGCCGTCGTTCAGTTCATCTGCGATCATGAGCATATCTCTGTCGATGAGATGCTGACGATTCTCAACAAGAAGTCCGGAGTCTACGCGCTGTCCGGCAACCTCTCCAGCGACTTCCGGGATCTCGCAAAGGCCTCTTCGGAAGGCAACGAGAAGGCCACACTGGCTCTGGATGCGTTCCGCCACAAGGTCGTGAAGACGATCGGCGGCTATCTCGGCGTGCTGAACGGCGCCGACGCCATCGCCTTTGCCGGCGGTATCGGCGAGAATGACGCCGAGATGCGCGCGGATATTATGAAGCAGTTCACCTACGCGGGGATCCGGATCGATCCGGAAGCCAACCGGGTACGCGGGAAGCGGGCTGTGATTTCCACCCCCGACTCCACCGTGAAGGTCATCGTGCTGCCGACCAACGAAGAGCTGGCCATCGCGCGCGAGACGGTTCGTCTGACGCAGTGA